One region of Triticum aestivum cultivar Chinese Spring chromosome 6B, IWGSC CS RefSeq v2.1, whole genome shotgun sequence genomic DNA includes:
- the LOC123134738 gene encoding uncharacterized protein, protein MLSPSSDPPMDVQKDAALPAATKEEDLSCCTAASLKVFMVLYSLYMVGLIIWMFKVCENWWQAWPAVFLVLVWVLVLLVLAEQHAKVTLSESSDHCLDLEKGAGPALTKEEELAKVNSGIAKGIMVVLDVMMVFYSLFMIGLMIYMVKVSTNNLWDAWSGVVIVLPIWVLSLYMHFQQRAKKRALLSNGSNLSTKLLESTK, encoded by the exons ATGTTGTCGCCGAGTTCTGATCCTCCCATGGATGTCCAAAAAGACGCTGCCTTGCCGGCGGCGACAAAGGAGGAGGACCTTTCCTGCTGTACCGCGGCGTCGCTG AAAGTGTTCATGGTGCTGTATTCGCTGTATATGGTTGGCCTGATCATATGGATGTTCAAGGTTTGCGAAAACTGGTGGCAGGCATGGCCGGCCGTTTTTCTCGTGTTAGTCTGGGTATTGGTACTCCTGGTGCTTGCCGAGCAACATGCCAAAGTAACATTGTCCGAGAGTTCTGATCATTGCCTGGACCTCGAGAAAGGCGCTGGGCCAGcgctgaccaaggaggaggagctggCCAAGGTGAACTCTGGCATTGCCAAGGGTATCATGGTGGTTCTG GATGTGATGATGGTGTTTTATTCGCTGTTTATGATTGGCCTGATGATCTATATGGTCAAGGTTTCCACCAACAACTTGTGGGACGCATGGTCAGGTGTTGTTATCGTGTTGCCAATCTGGGTATTGTCACTCTATATGCATTTCCAACAACGTGCCAAGAAGCGTGCGCTGCTAAGCAATGGCAGTAATCTTAGTACCAAACTGCTGGAGTCTACGAAATAA